Proteins encoded in a region of the Desulfovibrio litoralis DSM 11393 genome:
- a CDS encoding Do family serine endopeptidase produces the protein MILKKRIGTGFFLLLFSFCLLNYYTVTDVNAANLPDFRELAKKSGDAVVNISTEKTVKDQKRNMPPNMFRGMPNGDLFEEFFNSPFGPNGGSQGEEDGRRSRRSGSLGSGFIISSDGFIVTNNHVVEGADVINVNLSSDTNKNKSYKAKLVGADPETDLALIKIEVKDSLPFLKFGDSDKLEVGEWVIAIGNPFGLDHSVTAGIISAKGRDIQAGAFDSFLQTDASINPGNSGGPLLNMDGEVIGINTAIVAQGQGIGFAIPSNMANKIIDELKNHKKVSRGWIGVQIQPIDEKMAKALGLQNDQGALLGGVMPKEPADKAGLMAGDVVVGVDNKDITSADDLLQEIANKKPGNKVELKVIRNGETKNFVVTLAERNLDKDGAKVYEEGSTPDNQDDFNLGIQLRSLNKDDMRRLRITDIEGGLLITAVEPDKEADKAGIKPGDVILTAALKPVLNTNDFVKIINGVGKERGAVMLQMMRRGQKFFVTLDLSGKK, from the coding sequence ATGATTTTAAAAAAACGAATTGGTACCGGATTTTTCTTGCTTTTGTTTTCTTTTTGTTTGTTAAATTACTATACTGTTACTGATGTAAATGCTGCTAACCTGCCTGATTTTAGAGAATTAGCAAAGAAATCAGGTGATGCTGTTGTTAATATAAGTACAGAGAAAACCGTTAAGGACCAAAAAAGAAACATGCCACCAAATATGTTTAGAGGAATGCCTAACGGAGACTTGTTTGAAGAATTTTTCAACTCTCCCTTTGGACCTAATGGCGGTTCTCAGGGTGAAGAAGATGGTCGCCGTTCAAGACGTAGTGGTTCATTAGGCTCCGGTTTTATAATTTCATCAGACGGTTTTATTGTAACCAATAACCATGTTGTTGAAGGTGCTGATGTTATTAATGTAAATTTAAGTTCAGATACAAATAAAAATAAAAGTTATAAGGCTAAACTTGTGGGAGCAGACCCTGAAACTGATCTTGCTTTAATCAAAATCGAAGTAAAAGACTCTTTGCCTTTTTTAAAGTTTGGTGATTCCGATAAGCTTGAAGTCGGAGAATGGGTTATTGCTATAGGAAACCCCTTTGGCTTAGATCATTCGGTTACTGCCGGAATTATCAGTGCAAAAGGCAGAGATATTCAAGCCGGTGCTTTTGATAGTTTTTTACAGACTGATGCTTCTATTAACCCGGGTAACTCCGGTGGTCCTTTGTTAAACATGGACGGAGAAGTAATCGGAATTAATACCGCAATTGTTGCTCAAGGGCAGGGCATAGGCTTTGCTATTCCAAGTAATATGGCTAACAAAATTATTGATGAGTTAAAAAATCATAAAAAAGTAAGCCGTGGTTGGATTGGTGTTCAAATTCAACCTATTGACGAAAAAATGGCAAAAGCGTTGGGTCTTCAAAATGACCAAGGTGCTTTGCTTGGCGGAGTTATGCCAAAAGAACCAGCCGATAAAGCAGGCTTGATGGCTGGCGACGTGGTTGTCGGCGTAGATAACAAGGATATTACAAGTGCTGATGACTTGTTACAAGAAATTGCCAATAAAAAGCCGGGTAATAAAGTAGAGCTTAAAGTTATTCGTAATGGTGAAACCAAAAACTTTGTTGTTACCTTGGCTGAACGCAACTTAGACAAAGATGGTGCAAAAGTCTATGAAGAAGGGTCTACCCCTGATAACCAAGACGATTTCAATTTGGGTATCCAGTTGCGAAGCCTTAATAAAGACGACATGCGTCGTTTAAGAATAACAGATATTGAAGGCGGATTACTTATTACCGCGGTTGAACCGGATAAAGAAGCCGATAAAGCGGGGATTAAACCCGGAGATGTAATTTTAACCGCTGCCTTAAAACCTGTGCTGAATACAAATGATTTTGTTAAGATTATTAACGGAGTAGGTAAAGAACGTGGTGCTGTTATGTTACAGATGATGCGTCGTGGTCAAAAATTCTTTGTAACTCTTGATTTATCAGGTAAAAAATAG
- a CDS encoding tetratricopeptide repeat protein encodes MLNNAELIKIGQDVVSGKYILKTTCFILAFVTFLVGLFIGFTVSNITTRKQEATIQQSKVDNTNQKQQDIILFKLEEAARQTPEIPLVWVQLGNFYYDNKQPSKAIKAYEKVLAITPNNTDVLVDMGTMYKELGNFNKAIEYFDKAISVDPKHQNAFFNKGIVLYYDLNKKDEAIKVWNKLLRIKPDARVGDNVPLKEFIQTMSK; translated from the coding sequence ATGTTAAATAATGCAGAACTTATAAAAATCGGACAAGATGTCGTAAGCGGTAAATATATATTAAAAACTACTTGTTTTATTTTGGCTTTTGTTACTTTTTTGGTGGGCTTGTTTATTGGATTTACGGTCAGTAATATCACAACACGCAAACAAGAAGCCACAATACAACAAAGCAAAGTAGATAATACCAATCAAAAACAACAAGATATTATTTTGTTTAAACTTGAAGAAGCAGCAAGACAAACTCCTGAAATACCTCTTGTTTGGGTTCAACTCGGAAACTTCTATTATGATAACAAACAACCAAGCAAAGCAATTAAAGCTTATGAAAAAGTTTTGGCTATAACTCCGAATAATACTGACGTTTTGGTTGATATGGGAACAATGTATAAAGAGCTTGGCAACTTTAATAAGGCTATAGAATATTTTGATAAAGCTATTTCTGTTGACCCTAAACATCAAAATGCTTTCTTTAATAAAGGTATTGTGTTATATTATGATTTAAACAAAAAAGACGAAGCCATAAAGGTCTGGAACAAATTATTACGTATAAAACCTGATGCAAGAGTCGGTGATAATGTTCCTCTTAAAGAATTTATTCAAACAATGTCCAAATAA
- a CDS encoding 7TM-DISM domain-containing protein gives MLTTCFFDTLKITNKLKTYKLQKKTSVLLIVICSLLLNLSFFKPLQSADVRQGTMPLVTDQIQTESALTPYLSYFFDQSGLLGLSDISTSKYQGRFLQLSEGVPFNSTGVFWLRLTLLSSTPENQTNLGVNLGPNLPEDKGTVFTPQINDNILGSSSVSWKKLEFEGSPTFNLPLAGIDPTTVYIRLEGVTNPWFSPTVYPANIGDNNNSLFQLILLGIVLFSALIAFTRSILQRSTEKVWVGFYAILLFINIYMPTIPTTTGTLSIYSIPFVIAPGLALLILAHINIIRINTPINAPFSHFFFKLFTWIGAIIALLPLIPGLAWTTNYLSFWSVLILPIFFFALICTLNKIKYSATSLLALFPPFITVLLSLYFLYELQSAPSWSAYLPALGTALGVLILSIISNANHAEQNGQGGQDEKEYSKITNEEFSNDEINTEELDNAYRLNFNNSPTIEKNNALSIQDNHIPQENQPQENLELTSNSQINFSDFNKEDFLNRIPNEYKPYLNTEETAPIVQTTNQEPSENLGSTTMPALSLGGGFDLNNLGDNILEELQQIKQKTEAPTTPVEPNNVYTSQPQTTDFPNSTPSIQTEANQIPQPTATLSNFPTIEEKQEEQVVLNEFIPPKIDTQIDIPTHNQTDDINRFQNNITQETQKPIRVIKLVEDFDEPLAPLLQTEYQKEIPTIQLKDPIDFEENLCLQPKENINLDQGQITQTVPSVPSQTVEALYTSINELLRNLIALSTHSQTPSTQPYIDSALKNSQDLLKIAESLGVKVEETYPEKTPVTIENITPDTAYEFEDSTTSLQETTEFPDLNKANLLETSNIQLKETTENETTEHETTENNKKENEEEYKVFDIYKLLSEIHKEFLPLAQNKSLGLSWFASPRLHHRFAGDGDKLKQILADLLEASLSASTGGNVQLSARLAPIGNDPGFITFTINDTRPFNSRYDQSDNQAELNAIKFAHALGGTFNTTTNQHNGTAVTFNAHFTPITDNHKKTQTDQVVPNVSPTQNQSEIAPRVIQEINTIKNNQSLPTQEDTVLIIDMASGSRKTIAKILGQHNIKNIEARFIGDAVNICNETIPTLIILNADLPESDIKHFISEINIGREIPVLALAINQEQKQRLEAMGCQGVVLKPLNEIALTEAVFKLTPNLFPQGFQLEINKETTEESEKEIRVNTTQEIDNTTKLSKPRILSASIKVSSIPANSTPTTTTSPAEPIRVQSQVPETATKNQSEQSKSEQSEGLTLLNSMLENAFTPDKDSSVALNSLPVTEIRQAFTKEQETQNLRLIQIPGLEQEGIEPELIPLLPGFITDIQEALSDAADAKDNGSSIDVQESVMRIAGKAQSFGLNKLEGIAACVSRAAAADDLEAVGDLMLELENTTNKYIEALASLYQTKHAQQNKEETTL, from the coding sequence ATGCTAACAACCTGTTTTTTTGATACTTTAAAAATAACCAATAAATTAAAAACTTATAAACTACAAAAGAAAACAAGCGTTCTTTTAATAGTTATTTGTTCTCTTTTGTTAAATTTAAGTTTTTTTAAACCGCTACAGAGTGCTGATGTTCGTCAAGGAACCATGCCTCTTGTTACGGATCAAATTCAAACAGAAAGTGCTTTAACGCCTTATTTAAGCTATTTTTTTGATCAGAGTGGCTTACTTGGTTTATCTGATATTTCAACGTCTAAATATCAAGGACGCTTTCTACAACTCTCAGAAGGCGTGCCTTTTAACTCTACGGGTGTATTTTGGTTGCGTTTAACTTTACTTTCTTCTACGCCTGAAAATCAGACAAACCTTGGAGTAAACTTAGGACCTAATTTACCCGAAGATAAAGGAACTGTTTTTACTCCGCAAATTAATGACAACATTTTGGGAAGTTCATCAGTTAGTTGGAAAAAATTGGAGTTTGAAGGAAGCCCTACTTTCAACTTACCTTTAGCCGGAATAGATCCAACAACCGTCTATATCAGACTTGAAGGCGTTACAAACCCATGGTTTTCTCCGACTGTTTATCCTGCAAACATTGGAGACAACAATAACTCTCTGTTTCAATTAATTTTATTGGGTATTGTATTATTCTCTGCCCTCATCGCATTTACACGCAGTATTTTACAAAGAAGTACTGAAAAAGTTTGGGTTGGTTTTTATGCCATACTATTGTTTATTAATATTTATATGCCGACAATTCCAACCACAACCGGAACCCTCAGCATTTACTCTATCCCCTTTGTAATAGCTCCCGGTTTAGCTTTGCTGATATTGGCTCATATAAATATCATACGCATTAACACCCCAATTAACGCACCGTTTAGCCACTTTTTCTTTAAACTTTTTACATGGATAGGTGCGATTATTGCCCTCTTGCCGCTTATTCCCGGCTTGGCTTGGACAACTAACTATCTAAGTTTTTGGTCTGTGTTAATATTGCCAATATTCTTTTTTGCTTTAATTTGCACCTTGAACAAAATTAAATATTCGGCAACCAGTTTACTCGCCTTATTTCCACCATTTATTACTGTTTTATTAAGCCTTTACTTCCTTTATGAGTTACAATCAGCCCCAAGCTGGAGTGCTTACCTGCCTGCTCTGGGGACGGCTCTTGGCGTTTTAATTTTATCTATTATCTCAAATGCCAATCATGCCGAACAAAATGGGCAAGGAGGGCAAGACGAAAAAGAATATTCTAAAATAACTAATGAAGAATTTAGCAACGATGAAATTAATACCGAAGAGTTGGATAATGCTTACCGCTTAAATTTCAACAATTCCCCAACCATAGAAAAAAACAATGCTCTTTCCATACAAGACAATCATATTCCACAAGAAAATCAACCCCAAGAAAATTTAGAATTAACTTCTAATTCACAAATTAATTTTTCTGATTTTAACAAAGAAGATTTTTTAAATCGTATTCCAAACGAATATAAACCATATCTTAACACAGAAGAAACAGCCCCTATTGTGCAAACAACTAACCAAGAACCAAGCGAAAACCTTGGTTCAACAACAATGCCGGCTCTTTCTCTCGGTGGCGGATTTGACTTAAACAATTTGGGCGACAATATACTTGAAGAACTTCAACAAATTAAACAAAAAACCGAAGCTCCAACAACACCTGTTGAACCTAATAACGTTTATACGAGTCAACCTCAAACAACAGATTTTCCCAATTCAACCCCATCTATACAAACAGAAGCAAATCAAATTCCTCAACCAACTGCAACACTAAGTAACTTTCCCACAATAGAAGAAAAACAAGAAGAACAAGTTGTTCTAAATGAATTTATTCCCCCCAAAATAGATACTCAAATTGATATTCCAACGCACAATCAAACCGATGATATAAACCGATTTCAAAACAATATCACCCAAGAAACACAAAAACCCATTAGAGTAATTAAGTTAGTAGAAGACTTCGACGAACCGCTTGCTCCTCTTTTGCAAACTGAATATCAAAAAGAAATTCCGACTATTCAGCTTAAAGATCCTATCGATTTTGAAGAAAACCTTTGTTTACAACCCAAAGAAAATATAAACTTAGACCAAGGTCAGATAACACAAACTGTTCCCTCTGTACCATCTCAAACAGTAGAAGCTTTATATACCTCTATTAACGAGTTGTTGCGTAACCTTATTGCCTTATCAACACATTCCCAGACTCCTTCCACACAACCTTATATTGATTCTGCTTTAAAAAACAGTCAAGACTTGTTGAAAATCGCTGAAAGCTTGGGAGTTAAAGTAGAAGAAACGTATCCGGAAAAGACACCTGTTACAATCGAAAATATCACACCGGACACAGCTTACGAGTTTGAAGATTCCACCACTTCACTTCAAGAAACAACAGAGTTTCCTGATTTAAACAAAGCAAACTTGCTTGAAACCTCAAATATTCAACTTAAAGAAACAACAGAAAACGAAACAACAGAACACGAAACAACAGAAAACAACAAAAAAGAAAACGAAGAAGAATATAAGGTTTTTGATATATATAAATTACTTAGCGAGATACACAAAGAGTTTTTACCTTTGGCTCAAAATAAATCGTTAGGTCTTTCTTGGTTCGCGTCTCCTCGCTTACATCATCGCTTTGCAGGAGATGGAGACAAACTAAAACAAATACTCGCCGACCTTTTAGAAGCTTCTCTCTCTGCCTCAACAGGTGGAAATGTTCAGTTATCAGCAAGACTGGCTCCAATTGGCAATGATCCGGGCTTTATTACTTTTACCATTAATGATACCAGACCTTTTAATAGCCGCTATGATCAATCAGACAATCAGGCTGAATTAAACGCAATCAAATTTGCCCACGCTCTGGGAGGAACATTTAATACCACAACCAACCAACATAATGGAACTGCCGTAACTTTTAACGCTCACTTCACACCGATTACGGATAATCACAAAAAAACACAAACAGATCAAGTTGTGCCAAATGTGTCCCCAACCCAAAATCAAAGTGAAATAGCCCCAAGAGTAATTCAAGAAATAAACACAATAAAAAATAACCAATCATTACCAACCCAAGAAGATACCGTATTAATTATTGATATGGCAAGCGGTTCAAGAAAAACTATTGCCAAAATTCTTGGTCAACACAATATAAAAAATATAGAAGCAAGATTTATCGGTGATGCCGTAAATATTTGCAACGAAACAATCCCCACACTTATTATATTAAATGCAGACTTGCCTGAGTCTGATATTAAACATTTCATTTCCGAAATAAATATCGGCAGAGAAATTCCCGTTCTTGCTTTGGCGATCAACCAAGAACAAAAGCAACGTCTTGAAGCTATGGGGTGCCAAGGTGTTGTTTTAAAACCGCTGAATGAAATCGCCCTAACAGAGGCTGTTTTCAAACTGACTCCCAATCTTTTTCCTCAAGGCTTCCAATTAGAAATAAACAAAGAAACAACCGAAGAAAGTGAAAAAGAAATTAGAGTTAACACCACGCAAGAGATTGACAACACAACAAAACTATCAAAACCAAGAATACTAAGTGCCTCTATCAAAGTGAGCAGTATCCCCGCAAATTCAACCCCAACTACAACTACTTCACCAGCTGAACCAATTAGAGTTCAATCTCAAGTGCCTGAAACAGCCACCAAAAACCAATCAGAACAAAGCAAATCTGAACAATCAGAAGGCTTAACCTTGCTTAATTCTATGCTCGAAAATGCTTTTACTCCTGACAAAGACTCGAGCGTTGCCTTAAATTCCCTACCGGTAACAGAAATACGCCAGGCTTTTACAAAAGAACAAGAAACACAAAACTTACGTTTAATACAAATTCCCGGACTTGAACAAGAAGGAATAGAACCAGAATTAATCCCATTATTACCCGGTTTTATTACGGATATTCAAGAAGCACTATCAGACGCAGCCGACGCAAAAGACAATGGTAGCAGTATTGACGTGCAAGAATCTGTCATGCGTATCGCAGGTAAAGCACAAAGCTTTGGCTTAAACAAACTTGAAGGAATAGCCGCTTGTGTAAGCCGTGCCGCAGCCGCCGACGATCTTGAAGCGGTTGGAGATTTAATGCTTGAACTTGAAAACACAACTAACAAGTATATCGAAGCATTAGCTTCTTTATACCAAACCAAACACGCTCAACAAAATAAAGAAGAGACAACCCTTTAA
- a CDS encoding glycosyltransferase, with protein sequence MHIAFINSTRKWGGVKTWTIDFAEQLVARGHKVFIYGRQEQFVDVAQKRVGHGIKVKFGSDLSPFSIYYFYKQFKKHKVDVVVVNVGKDLSTAGVAARLLNIPVIQRIGLPNDIPYRHKTKLLHSFIKPLFLSPCEFIKQGFLKSLPYVVEDKTAVVLNGKKAEEVNIIAHKPRVLITTQQLNADKGHDTLLRALAMIDLPYKLHVVGTGHSEEYLKKLAETLGIADKIVWHGFVTNVKALLKEADIFLLASLVEGLPNTLLEALASGLLPIVRDVGGVKEVLSSELLPWVLPYEADENDFRKEIEKALLLADAELIKVKKQAYKACFEHCNLDKQVIELESLLKRVSL encoded by the coding sequence ATGCACATTGCTTTTATAAACTCAACTCGCAAATGGGGTGGGGTTAAAACTTGGACGATTGATTTCGCTGAACAGCTTGTTGCCAGAGGGCATAAAGTCTTTATTTATGGTCGTCAGGAGCAGTTTGTTGATGTGGCTCAAAAACGTGTTGGGCATGGTATTAAAGTAAAATTTGGATCAGATTTAAGCCCTTTTTCTATTTATTATTTTTATAAGCAATTTAAAAAGCATAAAGTCGATGTTGTGGTTGTAAATGTTGGTAAAGATTTATCCACTGCCGGAGTTGCGGCTCGTTTGTTAAATATTCCCGTAATACAACGTATTGGTTTACCTAATGATATTCCGTATCGACATAAAACGAAATTACTACACAGCTTCATTAAGCCTTTATTTTTATCTCCTTGTGAGTTTATTAAGCAAGGATTTTTAAAAAGCTTACCCTACGTTGTTGAAGATAAAACAGCGGTTGTTCTTAATGGTAAAAAGGCTGAAGAGGTGAATATTATAGCTCACAAACCGAGAGTTCTTATTACAACTCAACAGCTTAACGCCGATAAAGGGCATGATACTTTATTGCGAGCTTTGGCTATGATTGATTTGCCTTATAAGTTGCATGTTGTAGGCACGGGGCACTCGGAAGAATATTTAAAAAAACTGGCTGAAACATTGGGCATTGCCGATAAAATCGTTTGGCATGGTTTTGTTACAAATGTAAAAGCTTTGTTGAAAGAGGCGGATATATTTCTTTTGGCTTCTTTGGTTGAAGGCTTGCCAAATACTTTGCTAGAAGCTCTTGCGAGTGGATTATTGCCTATTGTGCGTGATGTTGGCGGTGTAAAAGAGGTTTTATCTAGTGAGCTTTTACCTTGGGTTTTGCCTTATGAGGCTGATGAAAATGATTTTCGCAAAGAGATTGAAAAGGCTTTGTTATTAGCTGATGCAGAACTTATTAAAGTTAAAAAACAGGCATATAAAGCGTGTTTTGAACATTGCAATCTGGATAAGCAGGTTATAGAACTAGAAAGCTTATTAAAGAGAGTGAGTCTTTAA
- a CDS encoding ATP-grasp fold amidoligase family protein, with the protein MKFIEVIRKKNKLKVYFCGIKIFSRTKRIVDHEFEKKYAKRFDPDISIEDKKYILTKQFELSAGYTPSFDAPKTFNEKLQYIKLYYDNPLMSVCGDKYKVKDYIKNIIGEEYIVPTLAVWDKPDEIDFDKLPNEFVLKVNWGSGQNIIVRDKSKMDIDKIKEKLSKWLKPESNHYFFSFESGYKNIEPKIICEKYVGELAENLTCYKIFNFSSKPYLIQAVFDDKTKEETINYYDLDWNKLDLKQNFPNNDKNVSKPKNLAKMLELAEKLAAPFKYFVRVDFFEVGDKVIFSEFTFFSDNGMAAFTPDSWDNKLGDLIHLDITADKNI; encoded by the coding sequence ATGAAATTTATAGAAGTTATAAGAAAAAAAAATAAACTGAAAGTATATTTTTGTGGTATTAAAATATTTTCACGCACAAAAAGAATTGTAGATCATGAATTTGAAAAAAAATATGCTAAAAGGTTTGATCCTGATATTTCTATTGAAGATAAAAAATATATTTTAACTAAACAATTTGAGTTATCCGCTGGATATACTCCAAGCTTTGATGCCCCAAAAACATTTAATGAAAAATTACAATATATAAAGTTATATTATGATAATCCGTTAATGTCTGTTTGTGGTGATAAATATAAAGTAAAAGATTATATAAAAAATATAATTGGTGAAGAATATATTGTTCCAACTCTTGCGGTTTGGGATAAGCCTGATGAAATAGACTTTGATAAACTACCAAATGAGTTTGTTTTAAAGGTAAACTGGGGTAGCGGGCAAAATATTATTGTGCGTGATAAATCAAAAATGGATATTGACAAAATTAAGGAAAAACTAAGTAAATGGCTTAAACCAGAGTCAAATCATTACTTTTTTTCTTTTGAATCTGGTTATAAAAATATTGAACCTAAAATTATTTGTGAAAAATATGTTGGTGAATTAGCTGAAAATCTAACTTGTTATAAAATATTTAATTTTTCTTCAAAGCCTTATTTAATCCAAGCTGTTTTTGATGATAAAACTAAAGAAGAAACTATTAATTATTATGATTTAGATTGGAATAAGTTAGATTTAAAACAAAACTTTCCTAATAATGATAAAAATGTATCAAAACCTAAAAACTTAGCTAAAATGTTAGAGCTTGCCGAAAAGCTGGCTGCTCCGTTTAAATATTTTGTCAGAGTAGACTTTTTTGAAGTGGGTGATAAAGTAATTTTTAGTGAATTTACCTTTTTTTCAGATAATGGAATGGCAGCTTTTACTCCCGATAGTTGGGATAATAAATTAGGCGATTTGATTCATTTAGATATTACAGCAGACAAAAATATATAA
- a CDS encoding glycosyltransferase family 8 protein, whose product MKKIPIALASDNNLIFALATVIISALETKNQDTFYDFYVLCSKDVTAENKDKLKFIESSYSDCSINIIDMSGQFENVKKTHKYVTTPSLYKMALTSLLPELSKIIYLDTDVIVRADLSELYDFDLKDNYLAGVSAFINYFDHYERIKQQLDIPSLDSYINAGVLLMNLDAIRKDSIDKQWQNLIGAYHGSVDQHILNKVCYGKVSFLPCRFNVCQSCLSFLKDGKAAVFYPLKELKEAYENPTVFHWTGEKPWRFYDLFLAHEWLQYLLKTPFRNEIPSRKSINGINKKYKLFNKITLLKIKKGKYYLLGFLPIWKTKNKR is encoded by the coding sequence ATGAAAAAAATACCAATAGCTTTAGCCAGTGATAATAATTTGATATTCGCTCTTGCGACTGTTATTATTTCTGCTTTAGAAACAAAAAATCAAGATACTTTTTATGATTTTTATGTTTTATGTTCGAAAGATGTTACTGCTGAAAATAAAGATAAGTTGAAGTTTATTGAATCAAGCTATTCAGATTGTTCAATAAATATTATTGATATGTCGGGACAGTTTGAAAATGTCAAAAAAACTCATAAATATGTAACTACGCCATCTTTATATAAAATGGCATTGACTTCTTTATTGCCGGAACTGTCAAAAATTATTTATCTGGATACTGACGTTATAGTGAGGGCTGATTTATCTGAACTCTATGATTTTGATTTAAAGGATAATTATTTGGCGGGTGTTTCTGCTTTTATTAACTATTTTGATCATTATGAACGCATAAAACAACAATTGGATATTCCAAGTTTAGACTCTTATATTAATGCCGGTGTGTTATTAATGAATTTAGATGCAATTCGCAAAGATTCCATTGATAAACAGTGGCAAAATTTAATTGGTGCATATCATGGTTCAGTTGATCAACACATTTTAAATAAAGTATGCTACGGAAAAGTAAGTTTTTTACCTTGTCGATTTAATGTTTGTCAATCTTGCTTATCATTTTTAAAAGATGGTAAAGCGGCAGTTTTTTATCCTTTAAAAGAACTAAAAGAGGCTTATGAAAACCCTACTGTTTTTCATTGGACAGGTGAAAAACCTTGGCGTTTTTATGATTTATTTTTAGCTCATGAGTGGCTTCAATATCTTTTAAAAACTCCTTTTAGAAATGAAATACCATCTCGAAAATCAATAAACGGAATTAATAAAAAATATAAGCTGTTTAACAAAATAACCTTGTTAAAAATCAAAAAAGGTAAGTATTATCTTTTGGGTTTTTTACCAATTTGGAAAACAAAAAATAAGAGATAA
- a CDS encoding glycosyltransferase family 2 protein — protein sequence MIVNSNDQPLCSVCCLSYNHSKFIKQNITSIWEQSYKNIEIIALDDGSPDNSAKILTDLKEQSPFPMKVLLQKNTGSVSKNFNRLLDNASGKYILFISCDDMLTEETIQSKIDLMEQNDNIVFVASKRNYNIDDDGNVFDKNVFTYLDDSIKTAEDLLSCEHENIGSFYIQNALFRKSIVNAVGGFDEDLLGDDIVLRTKCFLYMKQHPELTFRITDDFGMYYRSHDNNIHKNSERQIKLIAQVFERYFSDKKAPKKFVKMMKDRVSNVLFEDALRSLFISKKCIELLEDKEMQEHIIKKHAQESREQIFSLYKVKSKEYKYVYLVVFRRRFLLYKKRRKLA from the coding sequence GTGATAGTTAATAGTAATGATCAACCTTTATGTTCTGTTTGTTGTTTATCTTATAATCATAGTAAGTTTATTAAGCAAAATATTACCAGTATATGGGAACAAAGTTATAAAAACATAGAGATTATAGCTCTTGATGATGGTTCGCCTGATAATAGTGCAAAAATATTAACAGACTTAAAAGAGCAAAGTCCTTTCCCCATGAAAGTTCTTCTGCAAAAAAATACCGGTAGTGTGAGTAAGAATTTTAATAGGCTACTTGATAATGCTTCCGGTAAATATATTTTATTTATATCTTGTGATGACATGCTAACCGAAGAAACCATTCAGTCTAAAATAGACCTGATGGAGCAAAATGATAATATCGTTTTTGTAGCGTCAAAAAGAAATTACAATATAGATGATGATGGAAATGTATTTGATAAAAATGTATTTACTTATCTTGATGACTCAATAAAAACAGCAGAAGACTTATTAAGTTGTGAACATGAAAATATAGGGTCTTTTTATATACAAAATGCTTTATTTAGAAAAAGTATTGTTAATGCTGTTGGAGGATTTGACGAAGACTTATTGGGTGATGATATCGTGCTGAGAACAAAATGTTTTCTATATATGAAACAACACCCTGAGTTGACATTTAGAATTACAGATGACTTTGGTATGTATTATCGTAGCCATGATAATAATATACATAAAAACAGCGAAAGACAAATAAAGTTAATAGCTCAAGTGTTTGAAAGATATTTTTCGGATAAAAAAGCCCCTAAAAAATTTGTAAAGATGATGAAAGATCGGGTGAGTAACGTATTATTTGAAGATGCCTTGCGTAGTCTTTTTATTAGTAAAAAGTGTATCGAATTGTTGGAAGATAAAGAGATGCAAGAGCATATAATAAAAAAACATGCACAAGAAAGTAGAGAACAAATTTTTTCTTTATATAAAGTGAAGAGCAAAGAATATAAGTATGTATATCTGGTTGTTTTTCGTAGACGTTTTTTATTATATAAGAAACGTAGGAAATTGGCATAA
- the lspA gene encoding signal peptidase II, with amino-acid sequence MNRYLLICIISVIVIALDQWTKWVTNTVFAIGDSVTIINGFFDLVHVRNRGAAFGFLNNPDTTWQVTFFSIVSVVSSLVILFIAKLARPKEYLLFTALGLILGGALGNLIDRLLHGEVIDFLDFYYNNWHFPAFNVADIAICIGAFLAFIAMFKEDTVRRKKRDS; translated from the coding sequence TTGAACCGCTACCTGCTTATTTGTATAATTAGTGTTATTGTGATTGCTTTGGATCAGTGGACAAAATGGGTTACGAATACTGTTTTTGCTATTGGTGATAGCGTTACAATAATCAATGGTTTTTTTGATTTGGTACATGTGCGTAATCGTGGAGCGGCCTTTGGTTTTTTAAATAATCCTGATACAACCTGGCAGGTTACGTTTTTTTCTATTGTGAGTGTGGTTTCATCTTTAGTGATTTTATTTATTGCTAAACTGGCTAGACCTAAAGAATATCTGTTGTTTACTGCTCTTGGGCTTATTTTGGGTGGTGCTTTAGGAAACTTGATTGATCGCCTACTTCATGGAGAAGTTATTGATTTTTTAGACTTTTATTATAATAATTGGCACTTTCCCGCCTTTAACGTCGCTGATATTGCCATTTGTATAGGGGCTTTTTTAGCCTTTATTGCGATGTTTAAAGAAGATACCGTGAGGAGGAAGAAACGTGATAGTTAA